Sequence from the Thermocoleostomius sinensis A174 genome:
CATGCAACTCGGACAAATAGCGATTGGAACAGCCATACCGCCGCCACTGGCTATATAAGGCTCCTAGCGTAGAGCGATGACGATGACGCACAACAGACTGTTCCGCAAACTGAATGCGCCACTGCCCCGATTGAAGAACGCGCCAGCACAAATCCGCATCCCCCCCAGTAGTGAGATAGGGTCGAAACAGTCCTGTTTGCTCAAAAACCGTTCGCCGAACTGCCAGATTAGCGGTTTGTCCGTAGGGGCGAAACGAATGAGTCAGGGTATGTTTTTGCGACAAGGTTTCGTGACGATCGGCATAGCGCTCTAAAAAGGTAGTTCCGGGCAACGCTATGATCTCTCCAGCCACCAGTCCCACCTCAGCTTCGACAAAGGGCTGCACCAGGTGCAACAGCCAATCCGGGTCTGGGCGGCAATCAGCATCTGTAAACGCATATACGTCTCCACTGGCGGTACAAATGCCAGCATTACGGGCTGCATAGGAACTTTGAATCGATGTTTCGTTGACTAAGCGTAGGGGCAGGGACGTTGAGCTTACTGCCGTTTCTAGGAGTTGCCGGGTACGATCGTGGCTACCGTTATCAACAACTATGTATTCAACCTGAGCCGTGGGATAGGTTTGGCAGCCGAGGCAAGCTATTAATTCGGGAACATCTGTTTCGCCATTATAAATAGGCACAATCACTGAAACCTTTGGAACAAACCCATAGTAGCGGGATGATGAGCTAGGACAAACCATGCTTGGTACAGAGAGAGGATGGAAGTTAGCTAGCTTCAGGTTTCCCACCTCGGTAGGAGTACGTAGCGTTGTAAACAAAACGCAATCGGGCTGCAAAGTTTTGATGAA
This genomic interval carries:
- a CDS encoding glycosyltransferase; translation: MVCPSSSSRYYGFVPKVSVIVPIYNGETDVPELIACLGCQTYPTAQVEYIVVDNGSHDRTRQLLETAVSSTSLPLRLVNETSIQSSYAARNAGICTASGDVYAFTDADCRPDPDWLLHLVQPFVEAEVGLVAGEIIALPGTTFLERYADRHETLSQKHTLTHSFRPYGQTANLAVRRTVFEQTGLFRPYLTTGGDADLCWRVLQSGQWRIQFAEQSVVRHRHRSTLGALYSQWRRYGCSNRYLSELHGVSLMREMSVPDYLYRCGRWLFKEIPAACLSATGLPSRATSIESVFDRLIDTPLDLLCRHARAQGQRQSKLPEVARQVAYLPTVPSSDASSG